A genomic stretch from Blastocatellia bacterium includes:
- a CDS encoding radical SAM protein translates to METAVAASRVIVTAKASALVISVEGRYVFSFDRAGRLYMAYRDGRTIVRGLDHTMIEKWRPEGDPAAPRLIRTLGESEKDALIEEIRATVKEIGDAVARRSEDVTLLLTAQASSPEDVIAWLERISAWDATAYRADRRRFLSVYRPVSIMPPDQYLALALQITEGCHWNRCTFCDFYRDRRFRIKTISEVRTHIRDVKAFFGDSIALRRRLFLADANALILPQEKLLPIFDLLHEEFPIGSSGSRTAGDGYRFDGIYSFIDTFSGTHKRVDDFVALRQRHLRRVYLGVESGDDELLRWVQKPGTAAGALQIVRTLKAAGVAVGVIILVGLGGRRFFTSHVEKSVELLNAMPLDGDDIIYLSPLWIPPHSDYERQARADNVAPLDYAELKQQIALLRAGLRYSRQAARPKISIYDVREFIY, encoded by the coding sequence ATGGAAACCGCCGTAGCAGCCTCGCGCGTGATCGTCACGGCCAAAGCGAGCGCCCTCGTCATTAGCGTGGAGGGGCGATATGTCTTCTCGTTTGATCGCGCGGGCCGCCTCTACATGGCCTATCGAGACGGGCGAACCATCGTCCGTGGCCTCGATCACACGATGATCGAGAAGTGGCGACCTGAAGGCGATCCGGCGGCGCCGCGGCTCATTCGCACGCTTGGCGAGAGCGAGAAGGACGCCCTCATCGAGGAGATCCGCGCGACGGTGAAGGAGATAGGCGACGCAGTCGCCCGACGATCCGAGGACGTGACTCTCCTTCTCACGGCTCAGGCATCCTCGCCCGAGGATGTGATCGCCTGGCTGGAGAGAATCTCGGCCTGGGACGCGACGGCCTATCGTGCCGACCGTCGGCGATTTCTCTCCGTCTATCGGCCCGTCAGCATCATGCCGCCCGATCAATACCTCGCTCTCGCGCTTCAGATTACCGAAGGCTGCCACTGGAACCGCTGCACCTTTTGCGATTTCTACCGCGACCGGCGCTTCCGCATCAAGACCATCTCCGAAGTGCGAACCCACATCCGGGACGTCAAAGCATTTTTCGGCGATTCGATCGCGCTCCGGCGCCGACTCTTCCTCGCCGATGCCAACGCCTTGATTCTTCCACAGGAGAAGCTGCTGCCGATCTTCGACCTCCTCCACGAAGAATTTCCCATCGGCTCAAGCGGATCCCGGACCGCAGGCGATGGTTACCGCTTCGATGGCATCTACTCCTTCATTGATACCTTCAGCGGGACGCATAAACGCGTTGACGATTTCGTGGCCCTCCGCCAGCGTCATCTGCGGCGCGTGTACCTGGGCGTCGAAAGCGGTGATGATGAGCTGCTTCGCTGGGTTCAAAAGCCGGGCACGGCCGCCGGGGCGCTGCAGATCGTGCGGACGCTCAAAGCGGCGGGCGTGGCCGTGGGCGTGATCATTCTCGTCGGACTTGGCGGACGACGTTTCTTCACATCGCATGTGGAAAAAAGCGTAGAGCTTTTGAATGCCATGCCGCTTGACGGCGACGATATTATTTATCTCTCGCCGCTCTGGATCCCGCCCCACTCCGATTACGAACGACAGGCCCGGGCCGACAATGTTGCCCCGCTGGACTATGCCGAACTGAAGCAGCAGATCGCTCTGCTGCGAGCCGGACTGCGCTACAGCCGTCAGGCCGCTCGTCCGAAGATCAGCATCTACGACGTGCGCGAGTTCATCTATTGA